In a single window of the Nitrospirota bacterium genome:
- a CDS encoding sigma-70 family RNA polymerase sigma factor — translation MSDTELNFQDIYSTFHPKMLHYLTRLVGEREAEDLTQEVFMKVNQALEGFRGESSFSTWIYRIATNAALDRQRSPSFQRTVRDRSTEERAAETADMDVWTGQKMISFDRQLIRTEMNECIRDFIFRLPADYRTVVILKEIEGFKNREVAEILGVSLDTVKIRLHRARARLKREFEAHCSFYRDERNVFSCDLKTALRDFKEST, via the coding sequence ATGAGCGACACCGAATTGAATTTCCAGGATATCTACAGCACCTTTCATCCCAAGATGCTCCATTACCTGACACGACTGGTGGGAGAGCGCGAGGCCGAAGACCTCACGCAGGAAGTCTTCATGAAGGTTAATCAGGCATTGGAAGGATTTCGGGGCGAGTCGTCCTTTTCCACGTGGATCTACCGAATCGCGACCAATGCCGCCCTGGATAGACAGCGCAGTCCGTCCTTTCAGAGAACCGTCCGGGACCGTTCAACCGAAGAAAGAGCAGCCGAGACGGCGGATATGGATGTATGGACGGGGCAAAAGATGATTTCCTTTGACCGGCAGCTTATACGGACGGAAATGAACGAGTGCATTCGGGACTTTATTTTCCGGCTCCCGGCGGACTACAGGACCGTCGTCATACTCAAAGAGATCGAGGGCTTCAAAAACCGCGAGGTTGCCGAAATCCTCGGAGTCAGTCTCGATACCGTGAAGATACGGCTGCATCGCGCGAGGGCACGACTGAAGAGAGAGTTCGAGGCCCACTGCAGCTTCTACCGTGACGAGCGGAACGTATTTTCCTGCGACCTCAAGACCGCCCTCAGAGATTTCAAGGAATCCACCTGA